In Musa acuminata AAA Group cultivar baxijiao chromosome BXJ3-9, Cavendish_Baxijiao_AAA, whole genome shotgun sequence, a single genomic region encodes these proteins:
- the LOC135650032 gene encoding receptor-like serine/threonine-protein kinase SD1-7, translating into MDGTTGRYILLPLLIISTASRIVFSLAADTLLPSQSLRDGQTLVSANKTFEFGFFSPGSSTNRYVGIWYHKVPKQTLVWVANRDNAIADKSGVLMFDDNNGDLILLDGRGSSSVLASGLGTNNREATILDSGNLVLRSSDNTSMVSWQSFDHPTDTFLPGMKLGLNRRQNRLLTSWKSKDDPARGDFSLGFDPTGKPKFLIWKKGTTYWSSGDWDGEIFNLIPEMASNDIYFFEFVSDEHELYVTYSIKDDSIISRFIIGISGQIQQMRWVENKTSWMMFWAQPRTQCNVYDLCGAFGVCNEAIQPKACDCLPGFQPASLQDWTEGSTGGGCLRKTSLQCESGEKPDKFVEMPHMKFNANATKLDVSDAKDCESACHKHCNCTAYAFSGGCSLWQGDLVNLQQVDGGENINIGTLYIRVADSESQGAQVSEPKISSDHKGKKRKLLQIMASVAASLTLLLSCSLVCFLWFRKRRSRDTKRSHEEKSLLALVNHLPIKIGEGDRAAEFLLYHFSDIEKATSDFSAENKLGEGGFGPVYKGQLPEGQEIAVKRLSARSGQGLLEFSNEIILIAKLQHRNLVRLLGYCIQGEEKLLVYEYMPNKSLDFFLFDSTRGALLDWSKRAHIIEGIAQGLLYLHKHSRLRVIHRDLKASNILLDADVNPKISDFGMARIFGSNETQANTNRVVGTYGYMAPEYASQGQFSIKSDVFSFGVLLLEIVTGKRSAGFHQYGGNALNLLGHAWELWKAGNWSELMDPSLGDGCPSWEVSRCIHVALMCVQENAGDRPTMSDVIAMLGNESVALADPKQPAFFTVATATEAEHASMLAANCSLNEMTITTPEGRYKENVYMKDDKGDTLTSSTPLSDNQTLTSAGGIFELGFFRPGNSSEWYLGIWYKEIPDQPIVWVANRDTPLNGSVRILNLTADGNLLLLNKDANILWSTNTSNATYPLLQLSDSGNLILTGGIPKSILWQSFDHPSDTFLAGMKIGLDFSAKLDRHLISWKSSSDPSPGNYSYGMDPHGVPEVYIWEGSSRTFRTGPWNGKGWSGRPDMWTNGVLRFHFVMNQHEVYYTFESLNKSVHCRAVLDASGVLQRLVWSTASNRWDLFWLVPEDPCDQYATCGANGMCTTIYSPRCQCLQGFTPKSPKDWDLRENSDGCVRRTGLNCSTDGFFPLQNVKLPDTSNASTESNKTLNECQDLCLKNCSCLAYALNGESMCINWLSDLVDIRMFIEGGDDLYIRLAASELDSISNSGNKIRLAIAVTIPVLSSLLLLCVALLLWLKRRRRRNHGKVMSSHSIGSKESELELPLFDVRRIKAATDDFSVDKILGVGGFGPVYKGQLEDGHEVAVKRLSKNSIQGIDEFKTEVMLIAKLQHRNLVRLLGYCIEDEERMLIYEYMQNTSLDAFIFDKRKSSLLNWQKRLDIIIGIARGLLYLHQDSRLRVIHRDLKASNILLDHEMNPKISDFGTARTFRAGQTEGNTKRVVGTCGYMSPEYAMGGLFSEKSDVFSFGVMLLEILSGKKNNVVLQADQRINLLGHAWMLWKQGRCLELLEESIGHSYPVSEVFRCFQVGLLCVQEGSEDRPTMGEVVLMLSSESVMLPQPNRPGFYVTRTSIGEDCSPSEITMTELEGR; encoded by the exons ATGGACGGCACCACTGGCCGCTACATCCTCCTCCCCCTCTTGATCATCTCCACTGCTTCACGGATCGTGTTTTCGCTTGCGGCAGACACCCTGTTGCCATCCCAATCCCTCCGAGATGGACAAACGCTTGTCTCTGCCAACAAGACCTTCGAATTTGGCTTCTTCAGTCCCGGCAGCTCGACCAACCGCTATGTCGGCATATGGTATCACAAAGTGCCAAAGCAAACGCTGGTATGGGTGGCTAACAGAGACAACGCGATCGCAGACAAATCCGGTGTGCTCATGTTCGACGACAACAATGGGGATCTCATACTTTTAGACGGCAGGGGTAGCTCATCCGTATTGGCCTCCGGTCTTGGGACGAATAACAGGGAAGCGACCATCCTGGATTCAGGCAATCTTGTTTTGAGGAGTAGCGATAACACGTCGATGGTCTCGTGGCAGAGCTTCGATCATCCTACTGATACTTTCCTCCCCGGTATGAAGCTTGGACTGAATCGCCGGCAGAACCGGTTGCTTACGTCATGGAAAAGCAAAGATGATCCTGCTCGCGGAGATTTTTCTTTAGGCTTCGATCCTACCGGCAAGCCCAAGTTCCTTATCTGGAAGAAAGGGACTACTTATTGGAGCAGTGGGGATTGGGACGGGGAAATATTCAACTTGATTCCTGAGATGGCTTCAAACGACATCTACTTTTTTGAATTCGTCAGTGACGAACACGAACTGTACGTCACTTACTCTATCAAGGATGACTCTATCATTTCAAGATTCATTATCGGTATTTCAGGTCAAATCCAGCAAATGAGATGGGTAGAGAACAAAACATCGTGGATGATGTTCTGGGCTCAACCACGCACCCAATGCAATGTGTATGACCTCTGCGGGGCATTTGGCGTTTGCAATGAAGCGATACAACCAAAGGCTTGCGACTGCTTGCCTGGTTTTCAGCCAGCATCTTTGCAAGATTGGACTGAAGGAAGCACAGGAGGAGGGTGCCTCAGGAAAACCAGCTTGCAGTGCGAGAGCGGAGAAAAGCCAGATAAGTTTGTGGAGATGCCCCATATGAAGTTTAATGCAAATGCAACTAAATTGGATGTTTCAGATGCCAAAGACTGTGAATCAGCCTGCCATAAACATTGTAACTGTACCGCTTATGCCTTCTCCGGAGGTTGTAGCTTATGGCAAGGGGACCTTGTAAATCTGCAACAAGTCGACGGTGGTGAAAACATCAACATTGGAACTTTGTACATTCGAGTTGCTGATTCCGAGTCTCAAGGAGCGCAAGTATCTGAACCCAAGATCTCCTCAGATCATAAAG GGAAAAAGAGGAAGCTGCTGCAAATCATGGCCTCGGTAGCAGCATCTCTTACATTACTCCTGTCTTGCTCTCTCGTGTGTTTTCTGTGGTTCAGAAAACGGAGAAGCAGAG ACACAAAAAGGTCACACGAGGAGAAATCATTACTTGCATTGGTGAATCACTTACCAATTAAGATCGGAGAAGGCGACAGAGCTGCAGAGTTCTTGCTGTACCATTTCTCAGATATAGAAAAAGCCACAAGCGACTTTTCAGCCGAGAATAAGCTTGGAGAGGGTGGGTTTGGACCTGtttataag GGCCAATTGCCAGAAGGACAGGAGATAGCGGTCAAAAGACTTTCTGCACGTTCTGGACAAGGGCTACTCGAGTTCAGTAATGAAATTATTCTCATAGCAAAGCTTCAGCATAGGAATTTAGTAAGGCTATTGGGATACTGCATTCAAGGAGAGGAGAAGCTACTCGTCTATGAATACATGCCCAACAAGAGCTTGGACTTCTTCCTATTCG ACTCAACCAGAGGAGCCCTTCTGGACTGGAGCAAGCGCGCCCATATCATTGAAGGGATAGCTCAAGGCCTTCTTTATCTTCACAAGCACTCCAGACTGCGTGTCATTCACAGGGATCTGAAAGCCAGCAACATTCTCCTGGACGCGGACGTGAATCCTAAGATATCGGACTTTGGCATGGCCAGAATTTTTGGCTCAAACGAAACACAAGCAAACACAAACAGAGTTGTTGGAACATA TGGGTACATGGCACCTGAGTATGCTTCACAGGGTCAATTCTCGATCAAGTCTGATGTCTTCAGTTTTGGTGTTCTGCTCCTGGAGATCGTAACTGGAAAGAGAAGTGCAGGTTTTCATCAATATGGGGGGAATGCACTCAACCTTCTGGGTCAT GCATGGGAACTATGGAAAGCAGGTAACTGGTCGGAGCTTATGGATCCATCTCTAGGCGATGGATGTCCATCTTGGGAGGTGTCGAGGTGCATTCATGTGGCGCTCATGTGCGTCCAAGAAAACGCTGGTGACAGGCCCACCATGTCGGATGTCATCGCTATGCTTGGTAATGAAAGTGTCGCTTTGGCGGATCCTAAACAGCCTGCTTTCTTCACAGTGGCAACTGCAACCGAGGCAGAACACGCATCGATGTTAGCTGCGAATTGTTCTTTAAATGAGATGACCATCACCACGCCGGAGGGCCGATA CAAAGAGAATGTTTACATGAAGGATGACAAAG GAGACACACTAACCTCAAGCACACCTCTCAGTGACAACCAAACCTTAACCTCCGCTGGAGGAATCTTTGAACTGGGCTTCTTCAGACCAGGCAATTCGAGCGAGTGGTACCTGGGAATATGGTATAAGGAAATCCCAGATCAACCAATAGTATGGGTTGCCAACAGGGACACTCCACTGAATGGCTCCGTGAGAATATTGAATCTTACTGCTGATGGAAATCTACTACTGCTCAACAAAGATGCAAATATTTTATGGTCAACGAATACATCGAATGCTACTTATCCATTACTTCAGCTTTCAGACTCAGGAAATCTCATCCTGACAGGAGGAATCCCAAAGAGCATATTATGGCAAAGTTTTGATCATCCATCTGACACATTTCTGGCAGGCATGAAGATTGGATTGGATTTTTCTGCCAAGCTAGACAGACACCTTATATCGTGGAAGAGTAGTTCGGACCCTTCTCCAGGGAACTACTCCTATGGGATGGATCCTCATGGAGTACCAGAAGTCTATATATGGGAAGGATCTTCTCGGACCTTTCGCACTGGACCATGGAATGGAAAAGGTTGGAGTGGCCGTCCTGACATGTGGACAAATGGTGTCCTCCGGTTCCACTTTGTTATGAACCAACATGAGGTATACTATACATTTGAAAGCTTGAACAAGTCTGTTCATTGCCGGGCAGTTCTTGATGCGAGTGGTGTACTGCAACGCTTGGTGTGGTCTACTGCAAGCAATAGATGGGATCTTTTCTGGTTGGTTCCGGAAGACCCCTGCGATCAATACGCAACATGTGGAGCTAATGGGATGTGCACCACCATCTACTCACCTAGATGCCAATGTCTGCAGGGCTTCACTCCTAAGTCACCTAAAGATTGGGATCTTAGAGAGAATTCAGATGGTTGTGTTAGGCGAACAGGTTTAAATTGTTCAACCGATGGTTTTTTTCCTTTGCAAAATGTGAAGCTGCCTGATACTTCAAATGCCAGCACTGAGAGCAACAAGACTCTAAATGAGTGCCAGGACTTGTGCTTGAAGAATTGTTCTTGCTTGGCATATGCTCTGaatggagagagtatgtgtataaATTGGCTTAGTGATCTTGTCGATATTAGGATGTTTATAGAAGGAGGTGATGATCTGTACATTCGGCTTGCAGCTTCTGAATTAG ATTCAATAAGTAATTCTGGCAACAAGATAAGATTGGCGATTGCGGTCACTATTCCTGTTCTGAGTTCTCTTCTGTTGCTGTGTGTTGCTTTGCTTTTATGgttgaagagaagaagaagaaggaaccatg GTAAAGTGATGAGTTCTCACTCCATTGGAAGCAAAGAAAGCGAGTTAGAGTTGCCTTTATTTGATGTGCGTAGAATCAAAGCTGCCACTGATGACTTCTCCGTAGACAAGATATTAGGTGTGGGTGGGTTTGGCCCTGTTTACAAG GGTCAGTTGGAAGATGGGCACGAAGTTGCTGTCAAGAGGTTGTCCAAAAATTCCATTCAAGGCATAGATGAGTTCAAAACTGAGGTTATGTTAATTGCCAAACTTCAACATCGGAATCTTGTCCGCTTACTTGGCTACTGTATTGAGGATGAGGAAAGAATGCTGATCTATGAGTACATGCAAAATACAAGTTTGGATGCTTTCATATTCG ATAAAAGAAAGAGCAGTCTATTGAATTGGCAAAAGCGCCTTGACATCATAATAGGGATTGCTCGTGGGCTTCTTTATCTTCATCAAGATTCTAGGTTGAGAGTCATTCACAGAGATCTGAAGGCCAGCAATATTCTCCTTGACCATGAGATGAATCCGAAAATTTCAGACTTCGGCACAGCAAGGACATTCAGAGCAGGCCAAACCGAGGGGAACACAAAGAGAGTAGTGGGAACATG TGGATATATGTCCCCGGAGTACGCGATGGGCGGGCTCTTTTCAGAGAAATCAGATGTTTTCAGCTTTGGCGTAATGCTACTGGAAATCTTGAGTGGCAAGAAGAATAATGTGGTCCTTCAGGCAGATCAGCGTATAAATCTGTTAGGACAT GCTTGGATGCTGTGGAAACAAGGTAGATGCTTGGAGCTGCTGGAAGAATCAATCGGCCACTCTTACCCTGTGTCTGAAGTGTTCAGGTGCTTCCAAGTTGGTTTATTATGCGTGCAAGAAGGGAGCGAAGACAGGCCAACAATGGGAGAGGTTGTTCTGATGCTAAGCAGTGAATCGGTCATGCTACCTCAACCTAATCGGCCTGGTTTCTATGTCACTCGGACTTCCATAGGAGAAGATTGCTCTCCCAGTGAGATCACAATGACCGAACTCGAAGGCCGTTAA
- the LOC103997813 gene encoding uncharacterized protein LOC103997813, producing the protein MGNCSRKHQGVFCFSASSLDDEANAYRGDVNPESPHYLRWRHHRRVVAKILGSSAVSALKRSNRKRKESRQPSSQKGSDSTDDDDRKTASILSTSVSSNSSFFSIASSPSFRSTPDATEQKPQRKQAPQPVGPELRKTPSGGPVSTSDSGIAIFLLIGSLVVMVFWGRFLAILWTSSWLFFIACWCYARGTAAAAAIKQVDECTLTTELRRRWTEEAEEKKRVVRRGLLERSRRI; encoded by the exons ATGGGAAACTGCAGTAGAAAGCACCAGGGAGTCTTCTGCTTCTCCGCCTCGAGTTTGGACGACGAGGCGAACGCGTACAGAGGCGACGTAAACCCGGAGTCGCCCCACTACTTACGATGGCGCCACCACCGACGGGTTGTCGCCAAGATCTTGGGGTCGTCGGCGGTCTCTGCCTTG AAGCGAAGCAATAGGAAGAGGAAAGAGTCGAGGCAACCGTCGTCGCAGAAGGGATCGGATTCAACGGATGACGACGACCGGAAGACGGCGTCGATTCTTTCCACCTCCGTCTCCTCTAACTCATCGTTTTTCTCTATCGCGTCCTCGCCATCCTTCCGCTCCACTCCGGACGCCACGGAGCAGAAGCCCCAGCGAAAGCAGGCACCGCAGCCCGTGGGGCCGGAGCTGAGGAAGACCCCATCGGGGGGGCCGGTGAGCACTTCCGATTCGGGCATTGCAATCTTTCTACTCATCGGGAGCCTGGTGGTGATGGTATTCTGGGGGAGATTCTTGGCGATCCTGTGGACGTCGTCGTGGCTCTTCTTCATTGCTTGTTGGTGCTATGCACGCGGAACGGCTGCGGCGGCGGCCATCAAGCAAGTGGACGAGTGTACACTGACCACAGAGCTCCGGCGGAGGTGGACGGAAGAGGCGGAGGAGAAGAAGCGGGTCGTCCGACGAGGCCTCTTGGAAAGAAGCCGAAGGATTTGA